Genomic window (Tardiphaga sp. vice304):
TCTTGACGATGAATACGCAGGGCTGACTGACCGGTGAAAAATTGAACTGGTCGGCCATGCGTTGGTTGAAGTCGCCATTCGCATCAGCCATGGTCAGGCTGTCGACGGTCAGCTGCGGATTGAAGTTGCCAACCCCGATGATCCGCAGAGGCTGGTTCGGCACCCGAGTCTTGGGATTCGTGTCGTAGCCAAGAAAGTCCTTGTCAAAACGCTTCTGGGTCTGAAGACGCAGTATCTTGTGCATGCCGGCAAGTACGATGATGATGCGGTAGCCCGCATCTGCCGCACGGTTCACGACTCCCGCGTAACTGGCGGTTTTTCCGGACTGCACATCGCCGACGACGAGCCCGCGCCAGTCCCAGCTTCCCGGGCGCTTCGGATCATCCATGACCTCCAGAATCCGGGCGGTGCTCTCCTGCAGTTGCTGGATCGACTCGACCGGCCACCCGTCTTCCTCCAGCTTGTAGAGATAGCGCTGCATGAACGGGCCGGGCTGCCGACGTGCCCCGAGATACCAGGGGGCAGGTCTCTCCTTGTCCTGCAGCGCCAGCGCCGGACCCTGCTCTGTTACGAAGATCGTCCAGAGCATCCGTTCAGCGGCCTCCTTCTGCTCGGAAGTAACGGCCTGCCTGGTCATCAGCGTGAATGTCTGAGCATCCAGGTCCACAATTCTGGCAATGCCCTCCCGATTGATGACCTCGCCGGATTCTTTTTGCACCTGCAGGATTTTTCTTGCTCTGAGCGCGAGTGCCTCAACGATGTCTGTCATGTCGCTTCCCTCATCCTCCGCACGAGTTCCGCTCTCAGCTCGGTCAGGTCACCGGGAAGACTGACGAGTAGCATGTTTGCGCGCTGATCCGGGGTCATGGATGCCGGCAGAGCCTTTCCAAGTTCAAGAAGCTGATTACTCAGCTGCGCGATCTCGTTTGCATCCATTGGCGTTACCGCTGTGGCTTCCGTTTCGGACACGTCAAGCCAGATACGCTCAATCGGTACGCTTCTTTCGATGATCGACAGCATGGCATTCAGAGGGCGGACGCCGCCTGCGCTGTTTCGAAAGGCTACGACCAGAGGATGTTCGCGGTTGATCCTGTACTGAAGGCCTTTCGGACCTTTCAGTGCCAGCCAGACCGTGGGCGCCGCGTGCGGGAGCCCGCGCGCGTGAGCGCCCTGACCTCGGAAGGCAAAGACCTCGCGGGCCTCCTGACGGCAACGACCGCCGATGGCTGTCAGCCGCGCCCGGAGCGTGCCGGGCGGACGCGCCTGGGATTTACGAACGTCGATTCGCCAGTCCCTGTCCAGATCGGTGGGAAGATCGACCTCGATGCGCGCGAGACGGCTCGCCTCATCGCGGGTCCACGTACGAACACCACCGAGACCGAGCCAGCTGCCGGCGACGAGCATCCGCTTTCCGCGATAGACGTAGAAGCCCTGACGAGCTGCCCAGCCGCCATGGCCTCCGGCAGTCTCGTATTCCGCTTCATTTGCAAATCGATCGCGGTGCGGGAGTACATAGGGTCTGACGGTGAAAGCGGAGCCCGCATGGCGAATCCGTTCGGATGGCAGCTCGCGCGTTGAAGGATGCCCGGTCTGAAACGGGTCCCAGGCCTTTATCGCACGTCCGTTGCAGATGATGGCAAGTCTCGTTGCATCACCATCGATGAACCGATGGAAAACCATGCCAAGGTGGGCGCGGAGATCCTCAAGGCGAAGGTAGAAGGTCTCTTTCGCAAGCCCCGACAGGCCTCCCAGGGAATCCATTCGATCCCACAGAACGACAGTGCCATGTTCAAGCTGGGCCAGTTTGGTGACCAGGGGGTGCTTTGGCATGACTGCCGGAACGGTCGCGAACCATCCGCGTTTCGCTATTTCGTCAACGTCCAGAACCAGCGCCGATGTCTTGCTCACTGTTCTGCTGATAATCGTGATTTGGCGGCACTGGGACAGCGACGCTGTCTTCAGTCCCAGTCCGAACCTGCCCAGATCGCTGGCCGTTCGCGTAGAGGCTGGACCCGTACCGCCGAAGCGCAGCGCTTC
Coding sequences:
- a CDS encoding ATP-binding protein, with product MAKERPVEITPSAAALVESLRGLGYSPETAIADLIDNSIAAEAATIELEIEWNDGHPQVALFDNGNGMDRTTLAEALRFGGTGPASTRTASDLGRFGLGLKTASLSQCRQITIISRTVSKTSALVLDVDEIAKRGWFATVPAVMPKHPLVTKLAQLEHGTVVLWDRMDSLGGLSGLAKETFYLRLEDLRAHLGMVFHRFIDGDATRLAIICNGRAIKAWDPFQTGHPSTRELPSERIRHAGSAFTVRPYVLPHRDRFANEAEYETAGGHGGWAARQGFYVYRGKRMLVAGSWLGLGGVRTWTRDEASRLARIEVDLPTDLDRDWRIDVRKSQARPPGTLRARLTAIGGRCRQEAREVFAFRGQGAHARGLPHAAPTVWLALKGPKGLQYRINREHPLVVAFRNSAGGVRPLNAMLSIIERSVPIERIWLDVSETEATAVTPMDANEIAQLSNQLLELGKALPASMTPDQRANMLLVSLPGDLTELRAELVRRMREAT